One window from the genome of Gimesia aquarii encodes:
- the nadE gene encoding NAD(+) synthase, with protein sequence MNIQTKTFSPELLNLDCATETERIVQWMRETVRKTMRKKGAVLGLSGGIDSSVVTALCARAFGKDRVLGIMMPEHDTKDESLTYGQLLADHFDVEAIVENISPMLQGAGCYERRDAAIKQVIPEYEPDWKSKIVLPNLLEEGGYRVFSVVVQTPSGELIKKRLPLSAYQTIVAATNFKQRCRKMMEYYHADRLNYAVPGTPNRLEYDQGFFVKNGDGAADLKPIAHLYKTQVYQLAAYLDVPELICMRPPTTDTYSLEQSQEEFYFAVSYDKLDCCLYGLNHGFSAESVAEGIGLPTEQVELVYGDIESKRKASRYLHMSPQIIEPVLVDTTV encoded by the coding sequence ATGAACATCCAAACGAAAACATTCAGTCCAGAATTACTCAACCTTGATTGTGCAACTGAAACAGAGCGCATCGTTCAATGGATGCGAGAAACCGTTCGCAAAACAATGCGAAAAAAAGGAGCCGTACTGGGCTTATCGGGAGGCATTGACAGTAGTGTGGTAACAGCTCTTTGTGCGCGTGCGTTTGGAAAAGACCGTGTTTTGGGAATTATGATGCCTGAGCACGACACAAAAGATGAAAGCCTGACCTATGGACAATTGCTGGCAGATCATTTTGATGTGGAAGCCATCGTCGAGAATATTTCCCCTATGCTACAAGGCGCAGGTTGTTATGAACGCCGCGATGCTGCCATCAAACAAGTGATTCCTGAATATGAACCAGACTGGAAGTCAAAAATTGTACTTCCCAATCTACTTGAAGAAGGGGGGTACCGCGTCTTTTCTGTTGTTGTACAAACTCCCTCGGGTGAACTCATTAAGAAACGTCTGCCTTTATCCGCCTATCAAACCATTGTGGCTGCGACAAACTTCAAACAACGTTGTCGCAAAATGATGGAATATTATCATGCGGATCGTTTGAATTACGCCGTACCTGGAACTCCGAATCGACTCGAATACGATCAGGGATTCTTTGTAAAAAATGGTGATGGTGCAGCCGATTTGAAACCGATTGCACATCTCTACAAAACACAGGTCTATCAATTGGCTGCCTATCTCGATGTGCCAGAGCTCATTTGCATGCGACCTCCCACAACTGATACTTATTCACTGGAACAATCGCAGGAAGAGTTCTACTTTGCTGTCTCTTATGACAAACTGGACTGCTGTCTTTATGGTTTAAATCATGGTTTTTCTGCCGAATCAGTCGCAGAGGGAATCGGCTTGCCGACAGAACAGGTGGAACTGGTTTACGGCGATATCGAATCCAAGCGAAAAGCCAGTCGCTATTTACACATGTCACCTCAAATCATTGAACCAGTTTTAGTAGACACAACAGTTTAG
- the rpsD gene encoding 30S ribosomal protein S4 — translation MGRYTGPKGRVNRRLGALVFEDAGATRALDNRNLPPGMSQRRRKASNYGLALIEKQKIKFYYGLRERQLRRYFDKARRTKGNTGEELLILCERRLDNVVCRAGFAMTRPQARQGIVHSHFQLNGQTVNKPSIWVKPGDVISIRNRPNLKKLYGELVESGRPGCAWITLDKKALEANVVTAPGFEDVSLPVDVGQVVALISR, via the coding sequence ATGGGTCGTTATACAGGACCAAAGGGACGAGTAAACCGCCGCTTAGGAGCGTTGGTTTTTGAAGATGCAGGTGCAACGCGTGCATTAGACAATCGAAATCTTCCCCCCGGAATGTCACAACGTCGTCGAAAGGCTTCCAACTATGGTCTGGCCTTAATCGAAAAGCAAAAGATTAAATTCTACTATGGTTTGCGTGAGCGTCAGTTGCGTCGCTACTTCGACAAAGCGCGCCGCACCAAAGGCAACACCGGTGAAGAGCTTTTGATTCTCTGTGAACGGCGCCTGGATAATGTCGTCTGTCGTGCTGGTTTTGCAATGACACGTCCACAAGCAAGACAGGGGATTGTGCATTCACACTTCCAGTTAAATGGACAAACTGTGAATAAACCTTCTATCTGGGTAAAACCAGGTGATGTGATCTCGATCCGAAACCGTCCTAACCTCAAAAAGCTGTATGGTGAGTTAGTCGAATCAGGTCGCCCTGGCTGTGCCTGGATCACACTGGATAAAAAAGCGTTGGAAGCAAATGTTGTCACAGCTCCTGGCTTTGAAGATGTCAGCCTGCCCGTTGACGTTGGTCAGGTCGTGGCTCTGATTTCTCGTTAA
- a CDS encoding polysaccharide deacetylase family protein — MSKKELLAKALDWTGLNRLARTTPLWNGLIVLNYHRVGESNGSLFDHDLWSASAESFEQQVRFLGLNYDLIRIRDLDDLWNQRRGRYVLITFDDGYRDNYEWAFPILKAHNSSATFFLTTGFLDERKLAWWDEISWMVRCASQTVIPENPWTEESVSLKSNEVDRSIKTLLSVFKKLPGKKTEDYLNFLAEATGSGRCPQDIADQIWMTWDMVREMRDAGMDFGGHTVNHPILANHPAEIQRHEIETCKQRIETEIGQSISAFSYPVGGKDCFNEQTRACLEQAGYRWGFSYYGGFSRLDSHDNLDIPRIAVESEEPDELFRASVSVPQVFC, encoded by the coding sequence GTGAGTAAAAAAGAATTACTAGCCAAGGCATTAGACTGGACCGGGTTAAACAGACTCGCGCGCACAACTCCGCTCTGGAATGGGCTGATTGTTCTGAACTACCATCGGGTGGGTGAGAGTAATGGATCATTATTTGATCATGATCTCTGGAGCGCCTCTGCTGAAAGTTTCGAACAACAGGTTCGTTTTCTAGGATTAAACTATGACCTGATTCGTATTCGGGATTTGGACGACCTCTGGAATCAGAGACGTGGCCGCTATGTTCTGATTACATTCGATGATGGTTATCGAGACAATTACGAATGGGCCTTTCCCATTCTCAAAGCTCACAATTCCTCCGCCACCTTCTTTTTAACGACAGGATTTCTCGACGAACGAAAGTTGGCCTGGTGGGATGAAATTTCCTGGATGGTGCGCTGCGCCTCTCAAACAGTAATTCCTGAGAATCCATGGACAGAGGAATCTGTCTCACTAAAATCAAACGAAGTAGATCGGTCTATAAAAACATTACTGAGCGTTTTCAAAAAGCTGCCAGGAAAGAAAACCGAAGACTATCTGAACTTTCTGGCAGAGGCGACAGGATCGGGGCGCTGTCCTCAAGATATCGCAGATCAAATCTGGATGACCTGGGACATGGTTCGCGAAATGCGTGACGCCGGCATGGACTTCGGCGGCCATACGGTAAATCATCCCATTCTGGCAAATCACCCTGCAGAAATACAACGGCACGAAATTGAAACCTGCAAACAAAGAATCGAAACGGAAATTGGCCAAAGCATCTCCGCCTTCAGTTATCCAGTCGGAGGCAAAGATTGTTTTAACGAGCAAACCAGAGCCTGCCTGGAACAAGCTGGTTACCGTTGGGGCTTTAGCTATTACGGCGGGTTTTCTCGCCTCGACTCGCATGACAACCTTGATATTCCACGCATTGCAGTCGAATCCGAAGAACCAGACGAACTGTTTCGGGCCTCGGTTTCGGTTCCACAAGTCTTCTGCTAA